The Pseudomonas azotoformans genome has a segment encoding these proteins:
- the lpxC gene encoding UDP-3-O-acyl-N-acetylglucosamine deacetylase: protein MIKQRTLKNIIRATGVGLHSGEKVYLTLKPAPVDTGIVFVRADLDPVVQIPARAENVGETTMSTTLVNGDVKVDTVEHLLSAMAGLGIDNAYVELSASEVPIMDGSAGPFVFLIQSAGLEEQDAAKKFIRILREVTVEDGDKRATFVPFEGFKVSFEIDFDHPVFRDRTQSASVDFSSTSFVKEVSRARTFGFMSDIEYLRKHNLALGGSVENAIVVDADGVLNEDGLRYEDEFVKHKILDAIGDLYLLGNSLIGEFKGFKSGHALNNQLLRKLIEQTDAWEVVTFEDASTAPISYMRPVAAV, encoded by the coding sequence ATGATTAAACAACGCACCCTGAAGAATATTATCCGTGCCACAGGTGTAGGTCTGCACTCCGGGGAGAAGGTATACCTGACCCTCAAGCCCGCACCTGTCGACACCGGCATCGTGTTTGTTCGTGCCGACCTGGACCCTGTGGTGCAGATTCCTGCTCGCGCGGAAAACGTTGGCGAAACCACGATGTCGACCACATTGGTCAACGGTGACGTCAAAGTGGACACGGTGGAGCACTTGCTCTCGGCCATGGCTGGCCTGGGCATCGATAACGCCTACGTCGAGCTCTCCGCGTCCGAAGTCCCGATCATGGATGGCAGCGCTGGACCCTTCGTATTCTTGATTCAATCTGCCGGCCTGGAAGAACAGGACGCAGCCAAGAAGTTCATTCGCATTCTGCGGGAAGTGACAGTAGAAGACGGCGACAAGCGCGCCACCTTCGTCCCGTTCGAAGGCTTTAAAGTGAGCTTTGAGATCGATTTCGATCACCCGGTATTCCGTGACCGCACCCAAAGTGCAAGCGTGGATTTTTCCAGCACTTCGTTCGTAAAAGAAGTCAGCCGCGCCCGTACCTTTGGTTTCATGAGTGACATCGAGTACCTGCGCAAGCACAACCTCGCACTCGGCGGCAGCGTTGAAAACGCCATTGTGGTCGACGCGGATGGTGTACTGAACGAAGACGGCCTTCGCTACGAAGACGAATTCGTGAAGCACAAGATCCTCGATGCAATCGGTGACCTCTACCTGCTGGGCAATAGCCTGATAGGCGAGTTCAAAGGCTTCAAGTCGGGCCACGCCCTTAACAACCAGCTGCTGCGCAAGTTGATTGAGCAGACAGATGCTTGGGAAGTCGTGACCTTCGAAGATGCCAGCACCGCACCGATCTCTTACATGCGTCCCGTTGCGGCGGTGTAA
- a CDS encoding sensor domain-containing diguanylate cyclase, producing MSQSSSRTLPARPELFLMLGSGLTVVLIVVIVAALLIREHASTLQAAKRATSNITQLINADVLRNVELYDLALQGLIAATTRQDLSQVSPDIRHLVQFDQSTAAPFKGEVLLLDANGAVIADSSTLWPTPRNFANRDYFQAHQRTSQAGLFISRPFKIHCACDQVWRIAFSRRVSGPNGEFAGVAVATMRLAYFDQLFNRLAIGNGSSVNLLNTHGILLAQQPLLERDMIDKDLSDRPNFKRMLREGEGSFRAISALSGQERLYTFSNVGELPLIVVVALSADDVFAPWQRAALLVSSATGILCVGLLWLTWMLRRELRRRYRTERVLSELAATDALTGLANRRILDERLRLEWDRAQRSTEPLTVLMIDVDHFKAFNDRHGHHGGDEALRTVAQVIGTNIRRPADLAARYGGEEFAVVLPVTDAKGAWVIAEHIRSGIEHLPRVGGDEQPITVSIGMSTWDKRSRQSLEALLLSADQALYEAKHTGRNRIVDANNQA from the coding sequence ATGAGTCAATCCAGTTCTCGCACCCTGCCGGCACGCCCGGAGCTGTTTCTGATGCTGGGCAGTGGCCTCACTGTCGTCCTGATCGTGGTGATCGTCGCGGCGCTGCTGATCCGCGAACATGCCAGCACCTTGCAGGCCGCCAAGCGCGCCACCAGCAACATCACCCAACTGATCAATGCCGATGTGCTGCGCAACGTCGAACTCTACGACTTGGCGCTGCAAGGGCTTATCGCCGCCACTACGCGGCAGGACTTGAGTCAGGTTTCGCCGGACATCCGGCATCTGGTGCAGTTTGATCAATCCACAGCGGCCCCCTTCAAAGGTGAAGTGCTGTTACTGGACGCCAACGGTGCGGTGATTGCCGACTCTTCGACGCTGTGGCCGACGCCGCGCAACTTTGCCAATCGCGATTACTTCCAGGCCCATCAACGTACATCCCAGGCCGGGTTGTTCATCAGTCGCCCATTCAAGATCCACTGTGCCTGCGACCAGGTGTGGCGCATTGCATTCAGCCGCCGGGTGTCCGGCCCCAACGGTGAGTTTGCCGGTGTGGCCGTGGCGACCATGCGCTTGGCGTATTTCGATCAACTGTTCAACCGCCTGGCCATCGGCAATGGCAGCTCTGTCAATCTGCTGAATACCCACGGAATCCTCCTGGCCCAGCAGCCGTTGCTGGAACGCGACATGATCGACAAAGACCTGAGCGATCGCCCCAACTTCAAACGCATGCTGCGCGAGGGCGAAGGGAGTTTCCGGGCGATCTCCGCCCTTTCCGGCCAGGAACGCCTGTATACGTTCAGCAACGTCGGTGAGTTGCCGCTGATTGTGGTGGTGGCGCTCTCCGCCGATGACGTATTTGCGCCCTGGCAACGCGCCGCGCTGCTGGTCAGCAGTGCCACCGGCATCCTCTGTGTCGGCTTGCTCTGGCTGACCTGGATGCTGCGCCGGGAATTGCGCCGCCGTTATCGCACCGAACGCGTGCTGTCAGAACTGGCAGCCACCGACGCCCTCACCGGCCTGGCCAACCGCCGTATCCTGGACGAACGCCTGCGCCTGGAATGGGATCGCGCGCAACGTTCGACCGAGCCGCTGACGGTGCTGATGATCGATGTGGACCACTTCAAGGCGTTCAACGACCGCCACGGCCATCACGGCGGCGATGAGGCGTTGCGCACCGTCGCCCAGGTGATCGGTACCAATATCCGCCGCCCGGCCGACCTGGCCGCGCGCTATGGCGGCGAAGAGTTTGCGGTGGTGCTGCCGGTGACCGATGCCAAGGGCGCCTGGGTGATTGCCGAGCATATCCGCAGCGGTATCGAGCACTTGCCGAGGGTGGGAGGAGATGAACAGCCGATTACGGTGAGCATCGGCATGAGCACTTGGGACAAGCGCAGCCGTCAGTCGCTGGAGGCGTTGTTGCTGAGTGCGGATCAGGCGCTGTACGAGGCCAAGCACACCGGGCGTAACCGTATTGTGGATGCGAATAACCAGGCATAA
- a CDS encoding heavy metal sensor histidine kinase: MSANSIALRLSSLFTLVAALIFLLIGGALYQQVDRSLGLLPGAELDARYSVLESSVNRFGTPDHWVKMQAKLKLLGEEDKRIRFWVVSSDPNYEYGNPDAQIRAFAEGPTGKRDLRLPGRKYPFKVLVSQFPAKDQRPPLRFMIAIDTENFRATQHHLLVALVSLALVGVVLASLLGFWVARIGLKPLGKLSDEAQKLAPPKLSGRLQLSPLPPELSQFVNSFNSTLDRVEQAYSRLESFNADVAHELRSPLTNLIGQTQVALTRGRSAEHYFEVLQSNLEELERLRSIINDMLFLASADQGSKATKLIESSLADEVATTLDYLDFILEDAQVEVQVRGDATVQIEKAHLRRALINLLSNAVQHTAPGQVIVVNIEVQEHQVAIGVTNPGDAIASEHLPRLFERFYRVDASRSNSGANHGLGLAIVKAIALMHGGDVFVRSEGGGNTFGITLPV; this comes from the coding sequence GTGTCGGCTAACTCCATCGCCCTGCGCCTCAGCAGCCTGTTCACGCTGGTAGCGGCGTTGATCTTCCTGTTGATCGGCGGCGCGCTGTATCAGCAGGTGGACCGCAGCCTGGGTTTGTTGCCGGGCGCCGAGTTGGATGCGCGCTATAGCGTGTTGGAGTCTTCGGTCAACCGCTTCGGCACGCCGGACCATTGGGTGAAGATGCAAGCCAAGCTCAAGTTGCTGGGCGAGGAAGACAAACGCATCCGTTTCTGGGTGGTAAGCAGTGATCCGAACTACGAATACGGCAACCCCGATGCGCAGATCCGCGCCTTTGCCGAGGGGCCGACGGGCAAGCGCGACTTGCGCTTGCCGGGGCGCAAATACCCGTTCAAGGTGCTGGTGAGCCAGTTCCCGGCCAAGGATCAGCGCCCGCCGCTGCGTTTCATGATCGCCATCGATACCGAGAATTTCCGAGCCACCCAGCACCACCTGTTGGTCGCGTTGGTCAGCCTCGCATTGGTCGGCGTGGTACTCGCTTCGTTATTGGGTTTCTGGGTCGCGCGCATCGGCCTCAAGCCGTTGGGCAAACTCTCGGATGAGGCGCAGAAACTCGCACCACCCAAGCTCTCCGGTCGTCTGCAGCTGTCACCGTTGCCGCCGGAACTGAGCCAGTTCGTCAACTCGTTCAACTCCACCCTGGATCGCGTCGAGCAGGCCTATTCGCGCCTGGAGTCGTTCAACGCCGACGTGGCCCATGAACTGCGCTCGCCGCTGACCAACCTGATCGGCCAGACCCAGGTGGCCCTGACCCGAGGACGGTCGGCCGAGCATTACTTCGAAGTGCTGCAATCCAATCTCGAAGAACTGGAGCGGCTGCGTTCGATCATCAATGACATGCTGTTCCTCGCCAGCGCCGACCAGGGCAGCAAGGCCACCAAGCTGATCGAAAGCTCCCTGGCCGATGAAGTGGCGACCACCCTCGACTACCTGGACTTCATCCTCGAAGACGCGCAAGTCGAGGTGCAGGTACGCGGCGATGCCACGGTGCAGATCGAAAAAGCCCACCTTCGCCGTGCCTTGATCAACCTGCTGAGCAATGCGGTACAACACACCGCACCCGGACAGGTCATCGTTGTAAACATCGAGGTGCAGGAGCACCAGGTGGCAATCGGCGTGACCAACCCCGGTGACGCGATTGCCAGCGAACATCTGCCGCGCCTGTTCGAACGCTTCTATCGAGTGGACGCGTCGCGCAGCAACAGCGGGGCCAATCACGGCCTGGGACTGGCCATCGTCAAGGCGATTGCCTTGATGCACGGCGGTGATGTGTTCGTGCGCAGCGAGGGTGGCGGGAATACGTTTGGCATCACCCTGCCGGTCTAA
- a CDS encoding heavy metal response regulator transcription factor yields MRVLIIEDEEKTADYLHRGLTEQGYTVDVAREGVEGLHLALENDYAVIVLDVMLPGLDGFGVLRALRARKQTPVIMLTARERVEDRIRGLREGADDYLGKPFSFLELVARLQALTRRSGGHEPVQVTVADLWIDLISRKASRNGLRLDLTAKEFSLLSVLARRQGEILSKTAIAEMVWDINFDSDANVVEVAIKRLRAKLDGPFDTKLLHTIRGMGYVLESRSVG; encoded by the coding sequence ATGCGCGTCCTGATTATTGAAGATGAAGAAAAAACCGCGGATTACCTGCATCGCGGCCTGACAGAGCAAGGCTACACCGTCGACGTGGCGCGCGAAGGCGTCGAAGGCTTGCACCTTGCGCTGGAAAACGACTACGCGGTAATCGTGCTCGACGTGATGCTGCCCGGCCTCGATGGCTTTGGCGTGTTGCGAGCGCTGCGTGCGCGCAAGCAGACACCGGTGATCATGCTGACTGCCCGCGAACGCGTCGAAGACCGCATCCGTGGCCTGCGCGAGGGCGCCGACGACTACCTGGGCAAGCCGTTTTCCTTCCTGGAACTGGTGGCCCGCCTGCAAGCCCTGACCCGCCGAAGCGGTGGGCATGAACCGGTGCAGGTGACCGTCGCGGACCTGTGGATCGACCTGATCAGCCGCAAGGCCAGCCGCAACGGCCTGCGCCTGGACCTGACTGCCAAGGAGTTCTCGCTGCTCAGCGTATTGGCGCGGCGCCAAGGCGAAATCCTGTCCAAGACCGCGATTGCGGAAATGGTCTGGGACATCAATTTCGACAGCGACGCCAACGTGGTGGAAGTGGCGATCAAGCGCCTGCGCGCCAAGCTCGATGGGCCGTTTGACACCAAACTGCTGCACACCATCCGGGGCATGGGGTATGTGCTGGAGAGTCGTAGTGTCGGCTAA
- a CDS encoding efflux RND transporter periplasmic adaptor subunit has product MHIPRRKTAVIVGVLILLAVAAWALTRPAKTKLVASTAVPVRVMKVVEQDLPRYVTGIGSVLSLHSVVIRPQIDGILTRLLVKEGQLVKAGDLLATIDDRSIRASLDQAKAQLGESQAQLQVAVVNLKRYKELSVDDGISKQTYDQQQALVNQLKATIQGNQAAIDAAQVQLSYTQIRSPVTGRVGIRSVDEGNFLRMSDAQGLFSVTQIDPIAIEFSLPQQMLPTLQGLIAAAYPARVDAYLGADTESENSDLLGQGRLSLIDNQISGTTGTIRAKAEFSNSTQKLWPGQLVTIKIQTALDRNALAVPPSVVQRGLDSHFVYRVNGDKVDIVPVQVVYQDSDRNILKGVQVGDVLVSDGQSRLKAGAKVEILKEPPQAIQTADAKVQP; this is encoded by the coding sequence ATGCACATTCCTAGAAGAAAAACTGCAGTGATCGTGGGAGTCCTCATCCTACTGGCCGTGGCGGCCTGGGCGCTGACCCGGCCCGCCAAGACCAAGCTGGTCGCCTCCACGGCCGTGCCGGTCCGCGTGATGAAAGTGGTGGAACAGGATTTGCCACGCTACGTCACGGGCATCGGCTCGGTGCTGTCGTTGCACAGCGTGGTCATCCGCCCGCAAATCGACGGCATCCTCACGCGATTGCTGGTCAAGGAAGGGCAACTGGTCAAGGCTGGCGATCTATTGGCGACCATCGATGACCGCTCGATCCGCGCCAGCCTTGACCAGGCCAAGGCGCAACTGGGCGAGAGCCAGGCGCAGTTGCAAGTGGCCGTGGTCAACCTCAAGCGCTACAAGGAACTGAGTGTCGATGACGGCATTTCCAAGCAGACCTATGACCAGCAACAGGCGCTGGTCAACCAGTTGAAAGCGACGATACAAGGTAATCAAGCCGCCATCGACGCGGCCCAGGTACAACTGTCGTACACGCAGATTCGCTCACCGGTCACCGGCCGCGTCGGTATCCGCAGCGTGGATGAAGGCAACTTCCTGCGCATGAGCGATGCCCAGGGGCTGTTCTCGGTCACCCAGATCGACCCGATTGCCATCGAATTCTCTCTGCCGCAACAGATGCTACCGACATTGCAGGGCCTGATCGCGGCCGCTTATCCCGCACGCGTGGACGCCTACCTCGGTGCCGATACCGAAAGTGAAAACTCCGACCTGCTGGGCCAAGGCCGCTTGAGCCTGATCGACAACCAGATCAGCGGCACCACCGGCACCATCCGCGCCAAGGCCGAATTCAGCAACAGCACGCAGAAACTCTGGCCGGGCCAGCTGGTGACGATCAAGATCCAGACCGCCCTCGACCGCAACGCCCTGGCAGTGCCGCCCAGCGTTGTGCAACGCGGCCTGGACTCGCACTTCGTGTACCGCGTCAACGGCGACAAGGTCGACATCGTGCCGGTGCAAGTGGTGTATCAGGACAGCGACCGCAATATCCTCAAAGGTGTTCAGGTCGGCGATGTGCTGGTCAGCGATGGCCAGTCGCGGCTCAAGGCCGGCGCCAAGGTCGAAATTCTCAAGGAGCCACCCCAGGCGATCCAGACCGCTGACGCCAAGGTGCAGCCATGA
- a CDS encoding transporter substrate-binding domain-containing protein, whose protein sequence is MAFVRLCVALALLLAVDAVAGLDQPRREIRFAVAALFPPFQSRNPQGQLVGLNIELGNALCQQLNVRCTWVDQVLVENFTDLEARQFDAIMGIAPTTKRRRWVSFTDILYPFTTRLVARRDSGLTPTTTSLKGKRVGVLLGSNREAFVRTQWAGKGVIIKSFWLNDELIRSLVAGDIDATLQGTVEMRSALLDTVVGEDFDFMGAAVSAEMLGDGVAIALRNTDTALRAELNRALEQLKHNGEYQRILAPYRLDPQ, encoded by the coding sequence GTGGCCTTTGTACGCCTGTGTGTAGCGCTTGCCCTGTTACTTGCAGTGGATGCCGTCGCGGGCCTGGATCAACCGCGACGTGAAATCCGTTTCGCCGTCGCCGCTCTATTTCCGCCTTTCCAGAGCCGCAATCCGCAAGGGCAGTTGGTCGGCCTGAATATCGAGTTGGGAAATGCCCTTTGCCAGCAGTTGAATGTGCGCTGTACCTGGGTCGACCAGGTGCTGGTGGAGAACTTCACAGACCTTGAAGCCCGCCAATTCGACGCAATCATGGGGATCGCGCCAACCACGAAGCGGCGGCGCTGGGTGAGTTTCACCGATATCCTCTATCCCTTCACGACACGGCTGGTGGCACGCCGAGACTCAGGGCTGACGCCAACCACAACGTCCCTCAAAGGCAAGCGAGTCGGTGTATTGCTGGGCAGTAATCGCGAAGCCTTCGTTCGGACTCAATGGGCCGGAAAAGGGGTGATCATCAAAAGCTTCTGGCTCAACGACGAATTGATCCGCAGCCTGGTGGCAGGCGATATCGATGCAACCTTGCAGGGCACCGTCGAAATGCGCAGCGCGTTGCTCGACACTGTAGTCGGCGAGGATTTCGACTTCATGGGCGCCGCCGTATCCGCCGAGATGTTGGGTGATGGCGTAGCGATTGCGCTGCGCAATACCGACACGGCCTTACGCGCGGAGCTCAACCGCGCCCTCGAACAGCTCAAGCACAATGGCGAATACCAACGGATCCTTGCGCCTTATCGATTGGACCCACAATGA
- a CDS encoding methyl-accepting chemotaxis protein, with product MGMKLLAWVAVTCGGTWALGLGLVEYALPWQLLALLVGCAVGAVGVQVILRPLAQLQARARRIADNPISQAIYTGRRDECGQVEFALHMLEAQVGAVVGRIGDASQRLSGHAAQLVRHLDSSHASSLDQQTQTDQVAAAIHQMAASVAEMANHAQQASKAADQAGSETREGHQRVDQSRDAVLRLSQELARATEVIHQLESHSGEISSVLEVIRTIAEQTNLLALNAAIEAARAGEQGRGFAVVADEVRGLAQRTQQSTDEIQRMISTLQGGARDAVQAMAQSSEHVQASVEQAQRAAAALDGISQRVTQITAMSQQIATAVEEQSAVSEDINRNIVGIRNAGEATVSAGQQSQLSSSDVAALAEDLRQLAREFWSKPRVAG from the coding sequence ATGGGCATGAAACTGCTGGCGTGGGTCGCCGTCACCTGTGGTGGGACCTGGGCGCTGGGCCTGGGCTTGGTGGAATACGCGTTGCCTTGGCAATTACTGGCGCTGTTGGTGGGCTGTGCGGTCGGGGCTGTGGGTGTGCAAGTGATCCTGCGGCCCCTGGCCCAGTTGCAAGCGCGGGCGCGCCGTATCGCCGACAACCCTATAAGCCAGGCGATCTACACCGGACGCCGCGACGAGTGCGGGCAGGTCGAGTTTGCCTTGCATATGCTCGAAGCCCAGGTGGGCGCTGTGGTGGGCCGTATCGGCGATGCGTCCCAGCGCCTGTCCGGCCATGCCGCGCAATTGGTGCGGCACCTCGACAGCAGCCACGCCAGTAGCCTGGATCAGCAAACCCAGACCGACCAAGTGGCGGCGGCGATCCACCAGATGGCCGCCAGTGTGGCCGAAATGGCCAACCACGCGCAGCAGGCGTCCAAGGCTGCCGACCAGGCTGGCAGCGAAACCCGCGAAGGCCATCAGCGGGTGGATCAAAGCCGTGATGCCGTGTTGCGCCTGTCCCAGGAACTGGCGCGGGCGACTGAGGTGATTCACCAGTTGGAAAGCCACAGCGGCGAGATCAGCAGCGTGCTGGAAGTGATCCGCACGATTGCCGAGCAGACCAACCTGCTGGCGTTGAATGCCGCTATCGAGGCTGCGCGCGCGGGAGAGCAGGGGCGCGGGTTTGCCGTGGTGGCCGATGAAGTACGCGGCCTGGCCCAGCGCACCCAGCAATCGACCGATGAAATCCAGCGCATGATCAGCACCCTGCAAGGCGGCGCGCGGGATGCTGTGCAGGCCATGGCGCAAAGCAGCGAGCATGTCCAGGCCAGTGTCGAACAAGCGCAACGGGCCGCCGCCGCGCTGGACGGCATCAGCCAGCGCGTCACGCAAATCACCGCCATGAGCCAGCAGATTGCAACAGCCGTGGAGGAGCAGAGCGCGGTGAGCGAAGACATCAACCGCAATATTGTAGGCATCCGAAACGCCGGGGAGGCCACCGTCAGCGCCGGGCAGCAGAGCCAGCTCAGCTCAAGCGATGTGGCGGCGCTGGCGGAGGATTTGCGTCAGTTGGCGCGAGAGTTCTGGTCTAAGCCGCGCGTAGCGGGATAA
- a CDS encoding YkgJ family cysteine cluster protein codes for MNTQFSCVGCGKCCSDHHVPLTLAEARMWAADGGNVIVLVEGFLGNGLGLPQQQREHAERRSVVVPSGNTEAFVAITFAAYNAGRCRNLDDDNRCRIYERRPLVCRIYPMEINPHIPLNPAAKDCPPESWEQGPALIVGGELMDQELAELIRRSRQADRDDVQTKEAVCALLGIRTTALKGDGFTAYLPDMGAFAQAIELAMNQPSVANEWVFHVSGLDIAEQVLDAGAQIATEVPANYAFIPLRAA; via the coding sequence ATGAATACTCAATTTTCCTGCGTCGGTTGCGGCAAATGCTGCTCCGACCACCACGTGCCCCTGACCCTCGCAGAAGCCCGGATGTGGGCGGCGGACGGCGGTAACGTCATCGTTCTGGTGGAAGGTTTCCTGGGCAATGGCCTGGGCCTGCCCCAGCAGCAACGCGAACATGCCGAGCGCCGTTCGGTGGTGGTGCCCAGCGGCAATACCGAGGCGTTTGTGGCAATCACCTTTGCCGCCTACAACGCCGGGCGCTGCCGGAATCTTGACGACGACAACCGGTGCCGCATCTATGAGCGCCGCCCATTGGTGTGCCGCATCTACCCGATGGAAATCAATCCGCATATCCCGTTGAACCCCGCCGCCAAGGATTGCCCGCCAGAATCCTGGGAACAGGGGCCGGCGCTGATCGTCGGCGGTGAGCTGATGGACCAGGAACTGGCTGAACTGATCCGCCGCTCGCGCCAGGCCGACCGCGACGATGTGCAGACCAAAGAGGCGGTGTGCGCTTTGCTGGGCATTCGCACCACGGCGCTCAAGGGTGATGGCTTTACCGCTTACTTGCCGGACATGGGCGCCTTCGCCCAGGCGATTGAGTTGGCGATGAATCAGCCGTCCGTGGCTAATGAATGGGTGTTCCATGTGTCGGGGCTGGACATCGCCGAGCAGGTGCTGGATGCCGGGGCGCAGATTGCCACCGAGGTGCCGGCCAACTATGCGTTTATCCCGCTACGCGCGGCTTAG
- a CDS encoding GNAT family N-acetyltransferase, protein MSDYFQLLRRDLTGSLPAPQWPAGVQLDHYRDDLAPAIHAVLCLTQEQGGGRVPNLETWRHQFTTDAEFDPTLCLVVSNNDGILGVAQCWTSAFIKNLSIHPCAQGQGLGRALLLHSFQVFKQRGEPYVDLKVLESNGRARQLYESAGMTFVLRDLVSQD, encoded by the coding sequence GTGAGCGATTATTTCCAACTGCTGCGGCGCGACCTCACTGGCAGCCTGCCCGCCCCGCAATGGCCAGCCGGGGTGCAGCTGGACCACTACCGAGACGACCTGGCGCCAGCGATTCATGCCGTGTTGTGCCTGACCCAGGAACAGGGCGGCGGTCGCGTGCCCAACCTGGAAACCTGGCGACACCAATTCACCACCGATGCCGAGTTCGATCCCACCCTGTGCCTGGTGGTCAGCAACAACGACGGCATTCTCGGCGTGGCCCAATGCTGGACCAGTGCCTTTATCAAGAACCTCTCCATTCACCCTTGCGCCCAAGGCCAAGGGCTGGGGCGTGCCCTGTTGCTGCACAGCTTCCAGGTGTTCAAGCAACGCGGTGAGCCCTATGTGGACCTCAAGGTGCTGGAGAGCAATGGGCGTGCTCGCCAGCTGTATGAAAGCGCGGGGATGACATTTGTCCTACGCGACTTAGTCAGTCAGGACTGA
- a CDS encoding chemotaxis protein CheV, whose translation MSTTKARADSLSLLLFTLRSGKLMAINLLKVSEIIPCPPLTKLPESHPHVKGIATLRGNSLAVIDLSRALGEMPLADPDGGCLIVTDVSRSKQGLHVQAVSKIVHCLTTDIRPPPYGSGGNRAFITGVTQVEGGLVQVLDIEKVIHGIAPAPIEAAPTDLTMEEAEVLGNARILVVDDSQVALQQSVHTLRNLGLTCHTARSAKEAIDVLLELQGTVEQINVVVSDIEMSEMDGYALTRTLRETPDFQHLYVLLHTSLDSAMNSEKARLAGADAVLTKFSSPELTKCLVVAAQTVAQKGL comes from the coding sequence ATGTCCACCACCAAAGCCCGCGCAGACTCACTTTCGCTTCTGCTCTTTACCTTGCGCAGCGGCAAGCTGATGGCGATCAACCTGCTGAAAGTCAGCGAAATCATTCCCTGCCCGCCGCTGACCAAGCTGCCGGAGTCCCACCCCCACGTCAAAGGCATCGCCACCCTGCGCGGTAACTCGCTGGCGGTGATCGACCTGAGCCGCGCCCTCGGCGAAATGCCGTTGGCAGACCCCGACGGCGGCTGCCTGATCGTCACCGACGTAAGCCGCTCCAAGCAAGGGTTGCACGTGCAAGCGGTGAGCAAGATCGTGCATTGCCTGACCACCGACATCCGTCCGCCGCCCTATGGTTCTGGCGGCAACCGCGCGTTCATCACCGGGGTCACCCAGGTGGAAGGCGGCCTGGTGCAGGTGCTGGATATCGAGAAAGTCATCCACGGCATCGCGCCGGCACCCATCGAAGCGGCGCCGACCGACCTGACCATGGAAGAAGCCGAAGTACTCGGCAACGCGCGCATCCTGGTGGTGGACGACAGTCAGGTCGCCCTGCAGCAATCGGTGCACACTCTGCGTAACCTCGGCCTCACCTGCCACACCGCGCGCAGTGCCAAGGAAGCCATCGATGTGTTGCTGGAGCTGCAAGGCACGGTCGAGCAGATCAATGTGGTGGTGTCGGACATCGAAATGTCGGAAATGGACGGCTACGCCCTGACCCGCACCCTGCGCGAAACTCCGGATTTCCAACACCTCTATGTACTGCTGCACACCTCCCTGGACAGCGCGATGAACAGCGAAAAAGCCCGCTTGGCCGGCGCCGACGCAGTACTTACCAAATTCTCATCGCCAGAGCTGACCAAGTGCCTGGTGGTGGCCGCGCAAACGGTGGCGCAAAAAGGCCTGTGA
- a CDS encoding 2-hydroxyacid dehydrogenase — MKKTVLAFSRVTPEMIERLQQDFEVIAPNPKLGDLNAQFNEALPHAHGLIGVGRKLGREQLQGASKLEVVSSVSVGYDNYDVAYFNERGIMLTNTPDVLTESTADLAFALLMSSARRVAELDAWTKAGQWKASVGAPLFGCDVHGKTLGIVGMGNIGAAVARRGRLGFNMPILYSGNSRKPALEQELGAQFRSLDQLLAEADFVCLVVPLSDKTRHLISTRELGLMKSSAILINISRGPVVDEPALIEALQNQRIRGAGLDVYEQEPLAESPLFQLSNAVTLPHIGSATHETREAMANRALENLRSALLGQRPQDLVNPQVWKG, encoded by the coding sequence ATGAAAAAGACTGTCCTCGCCTTCAGCCGCGTCACCCCGGAAATGATCGAACGCCTGCAACAGGATTTCGAGGTGATCGCGCCCAACCCCAAGCTGGGCGACCTCAACGCTCAATTCAATGAAGCCCTGCCCCACGCCCACGGCCTGATCGGCGTGGGCCGCAAGCTGGGGCGTGAACAGTTGCAGGGCGCGAGCAAGCTGGAAGTGGTGTCCAGCGTGTCGGTGGGCTACGACAACTACGATGTGGCGTACTTCAACGAACGCGGGATCATGCTCACCAACACCCCCGACGTGCTTACCGAAAGCACCGCTGACCTGGCCTTCGCCCTGCTCATGAGCAGCGCCCGCCGAGTGGCCGAGTTGGACGCCTGGACCAAGGCCGGCCAGTGGAAAGCCAGCGTCGGCGCGCCGTTATTCGGTTGCGACGTGCATGGCAAAACGCTGGGCATCGTCGGCATGGGCAACATCGGTGCGGCCGTGGCGCGGCGTGGGCGCCTGGGTTTCAACATGCCGATCCTGTACAGCGGCAACAGCCGCAAGCCAGCCCTGGAGCAGGAACTGGGCGCACAGTTTCGCAGCCTCGATCAGTTGCTGGCCGAGGCGGATTTCGTCTGCCTGGTGGTGCCGTTGAGCGACAAGACCCGTCACCTGATCAGCACCCGCGAGCTGGGCTTGATGAAGTCCAGCGCGATCCTGATCAACATCTCCCGTGGCCCGGTAGTCGACGAGCCGGCGCTGATCGAAGCCCTGCAAAACCAGCGCATCCGTGGCGCCGGGCTGGATGTGTATGAGCAGGAGCCTCTGGCAGAGTCGCCGCTGTTCCAACTGAGCAATGCCGTGACCTTGCCGCACATCGGCTCGGCCACCCACGAAACCCGTGAAGCCATGGCCAACCGCGCCCTGGAAAACCTGCGCAGCGCCCTGCTGGGCCAACGCCCGCAGGACCTGGTGAACCCGCAGGTGTGGAAGGGCTGA